One genomic region from Lycorma delicatula isolate Av1 chromosome 1, ASM4794821v1, whole genome shotgun sequence encodes:
- the LOC142317275 gene encoding invertebrate-type lysozyme 3-like yields MRCFLALIFIFGFLTERFVSGQISYVEPVTDICLGCICEAISNCNKSLTCEGDVCGIFRITWAYWADAGKPILLNDDPNSPGAYSRCVNDPVCAGNAVTNYMNRFAQDCNGDGRIECGDYAKIHRLGGYGCRGPLDAIYEQRFYNCQKQVAQFSQPTVG; encoded by the exons ATGCGTTGTTTTCTAGCGTTAATATTTATCTTCGGATTTCTTACTGAACGATTCGTCAGCG gtcaaatatcTTACGTGGAACCAGTTACAGACATCTGTCTAGGCTGTATTTGTGAAGCCATCTCAAATTGCAATAAAAGTCTTACATGTGAAGGTGATGTTTGTGGTATATTTCGCATTACATGGGCTTACTGGGCTGATGCTGGTAAACCAATTCTTTTAAATGATGATCCCAATTCTCCTGGAG catatTCTCGTTGTGTGAATGATCCAGTATGTGCTGGAAATGCGGTGACAAATTATATGAACAGGTTTGCACAG gaCTGCAATGGTGATGGAAGAATTGAATGTGGTGACTATGCTAAAATACATAGACTTGGTGGATATGGCTGCAGAGGTCCTTTAGATGCCATATATGAACAAAGATTTTATAACTGCCAGAAACAAGTTGCACAGTTTTCACAACCAACTGTTGGTTAA